The genomic DNA CTCTCCTTCtcccttttgctgcttctttttgctttctctttCGTTTGCCTAGAGATTGCCTTATTGTACTCTTTGTTCAGAGTGGAGATAATCCGCTTTCcaacaattattattacaaGAATTTTGTCTGTCAACACACAGATTGCTCTCTGGCCCGAAAAATGGCTTAAAGCTGTAAAGCTGTAAATTGGCTAAACCTCAACCCGCACCCCTAACCCTAATGGGATCAACTATGAATATTAGATTTCCGCTCGTTTATTTttctctgtgttctgtgtgtgctgtgtgcgaCTTTGACTGCTGGAGGatgtggctgaggctgggactgggactgggtccgGGCCTGACTCTGTTAATTCAGTCAacggaaatttatgcaaactgGCGGCTTCAAACTTTTTCTATTACTCAGCCATAACGTTTAATTAGCCACTGCGCCACATGGTATTTAGTTGAGCGTGTGGGGTGGGACCCGCCTTGGACATgttctttgccatttttactttttttctattcgtattttgcatttaatcatCTCTGctttggtgctggtgctgtttgCTGGCACCCATTGTGGCGTCCCTTTTGTGTGTCATTTGCATGAAATGCATGAACATGACTGCGCCTGCAACAGCGTGCACGACAACACAACAGAAACGAGAACGGCAGCGTTTACGGCACACCATCATGctatggcaatggcagcgacaACGGTTACACTACagtggggtggggggtgggggtaCAACGGCTATGGCTCTGACTATGAACTgcggaaatgaaaacaatatccatttccattgtagtttttatttggaagcaggcagacacacatacatacattacattcatatgtatttatacatatttctttttgtgtgtttgtaagAGCCGTAGAAAGCGCAATGGAGGCCATGAGGGAGACCTGTCGGCGGCACAAGCTCCCTAGGCACCCAGTACAGGCGGGGCGCACATCCACACAAGATAAAGCAGatgcaatgcacacacacacacaagcacacaaacagagtgggagagagagtaagagataGGGCGGGCAGTAagctcagcttcagcttcgttATTGATACCGCTACTCCCCGCCCACCATACCACTCTGGCACACAGCGGCACTCGCTGAATCAGTGATGCTCGCTTGGCttgcattttgctgttttaAGTTAGCTTTATATTTGCTTATTTGGCTTCGAAGTTGGGAATTTATAAATTCTACAGTTTTCTATGGGCTTTATATGGGTTTCATATTGTTCTCGCACGAAAGGACATATCTATGCTTTGAAATAACctaaaaagtattttaaacacacacatttaaacACCTAAAGCGTGCTGGAATACTGCCAAGAAAAAGTCGCCGCATCACTGGCGCACTCAACGGAGGAGAATGGCTTTTATGCGTATGCACATATGACAGAGTGGGTGTGctactgtctctctgtgtgggtgtgtctgtgtctgtgttgggTTGGGTGGGTGTGCGTGCAACAAGTAGAAATCTGTTACACTCATGAATAATGGAGGCAGACGCGAGCACGAGCCAGGAGCCATAGCCAGAGAAGTGAGCAAAACTATTGGCAAACGTGGCCTCCCCCTGCTCCACAGCCCAGCCTTTTGCGTCCTTGACTATTGATGGGCTGGCAGAGTGAGGGTCTGTGCCTGGCATGATACGGAATGGGGGATTGAATGCGATGATTGTCTATTGAGTCGTTGAATTGGCGAGAATCTAATAtcttgttgccgttgttgcaggtgccagttgccagttgccgtGCTGCAGCCCGTTGCCGGTAAGCGCCACTTACGAAGCCATCGGCGGGTGACACACAAAAGGGAAGCTCCATTGAAAAGGCAATTGacgaaaaaaaagtacaaaaagaagaggaggagcagcagcagaacacaGGCAGCCGTGGAGGAGATGCGGCGCTGCCAACGGTGACACCAAACCCCTCAGCCCCAGCCAGATGacgggtggcagcagcagcagcagaagcaggaggcaCGGCTCGAGGACAAACCGATCAACGTGTCAACGAGAACGTCAACGTCAACGCGTCGAGGAGGATGCAAATAGTCGCAAACAAGTggcagagcaacaacagcaaacagagagagcgcCCAACCATTGAGGAGAGGCAAAGAGTCGCCCATCCGCATCATGGCAGACGCGGAGGATAGCAACAGTGGCGCCAGCGGGCATGGGGGCCAGGAGTCGCTGCGACTCTTAACCAAAATCGACAAGGCCGTCTCCACGAATGACATCCTGCTGGATCTGCAGCGTGCCCTCACCTACGAGGCGGTCTTCAGCACCTTGGTGGAGCACAAGATGCAGGCCCTGAAGCGTGACTACGAGGAGCACAAGCGTGCCAAGCGGGCCAAGAAACGCAAGTCCATTGGTCGCATCTTTCTGCCCCGCAAACTCTTTGGCGGCGGAAGACGGGGCAGCCGGGAGGAGGAATCAGCACCCGCGGAgcagccagctgcagcagccacaaccacaaccaaagcaaaaacaaaacccaaaggcaaaggcaagccGCAGGATGACATCGAAGTGGCTTCGGGTTCGGTGAACGCGTCGCTGCCCTGCCTCGGGAAGAGCGCGGAGCCGCTGGAGGATAGCCTGGCCAGCAACTCGCTGAGCACCTCATCTGCCGcggggccaggccaggcccaagccaggcacagccacagcctgctGGTCCACGCCCAaacccacacgcacaccccAGCCAAGGTGGAGCCCCCGCCACGGCGCTCCGGCAGCtccgaggacgaggaggaacAGGACAGACGACGGGCTCTGCGCTCGGCCAAACATTCCACAACGACCAACGGCGAGTCGGAACTACTGCCGCCGGTGGGTGCCGGCTATGATAATACCTCGACGACTGCCACAGCAACTGCCACGGTGATAACTGCGGAGCGTGGCGGCGTGCTGCACAGCTCCACGCTGGCGGATGACAGTCTGACCGCCTCGCTGCGCGGCAGCATCGAGAGCCTCTCCTACTCCAGCTCCCGCTGCACCGTCAGCTTTGGCGGTGCCGAAATCATTGCCGATGCGGACACGCGGGAGCGCCTGCGACTGGCCAAGCGGCTGCGCATCCTGGAGGCCAAGTCGATCAGTGCCCAATGCAGTCCGATCTTTCCGCGGCATGTGGTGCGCTCCTTTCCGCTGCCAGCACCACAACAAGCGGTGAGTAGGGGGTCCACATCTCGCTGTTCCTCCAGCTAATCTCTTGTGTCTCTCCACAGCGCCTGCACATCAATGTTCCCTCCAGTCTGGCCATGCAACCTGCGCCCCCGCCGCCGCCCCATGTGGCCGTGGAGATTGAACCCGCACCCGCTCCGGCAcccgtgctgctgccacaacgCAAGCGGCTGCTGCCCAAGCAAATCTCCTGCACGGACAGCGCTGGGCTGGCGGCCAGCGACTTCGAGGGAGCGGCCTACGCGCGCTACTTCTCCCGCCAAAACACCTCGGAGGACAGCGCCAATGTGACTGTCAGCACGGTGCTGGCCCAGAGCGACTCACAGTCGCTGCACGCCACGCCCAGCTACGCGAATACGCCCACATcggcggcaggcagggagcaggagcggCTGAAGTCGCGCAGCACCGGACTGCTGAATGTGCGGCCAGCAGTGGCCACAGGCGCGGTGATCATTCCTATGGAGAACGGCGGAGTCAGGGCAAGGCCTGCCCCGGTGCTGGCACAGGAGAAGCTGCACCGAATGACGTCCACTTCGACGGGCTCCAGTGTGGCGCCCACGGGCTGCTGCAGTGCGGCCAAGACGGCAAAAGAGAAGCACgcacagagtcagagtcaaggacagggacaggcacagggcTACAAAGCCGCGCTGCCCTCAGCCGCTACGACTGCGATGGCAGCTCAGAGCACGGGCAGCGATGACGAGTACCGACGACGGAAGCGGAAGTACAGTAAGTGGCCAAAGAGCACTCGGCACTCCCGTAAAGCTGCTTCAATCATTCAGCATTTATCTTCCTCTTAGAGCGCCATCACCGCTGCTCGGACCCAGCGCTGGTCTACCCCACGCCCAGTGGCCTACAGCAATATGTGCACGTGCTCGGCCTCGCACCCGGCTCGCAGTCCATGTAAGTCCAGGCACACTAAAGGGAAACGACTCACAGCTAATGTCATTTATTATCCTTTGCCTCCGACTCCTGCTCCCCCCACAGACAATGCCCCTACGGCGCGGACTCACCCTGCGACCTGCAGCTGGACATGGAGCTGGATCTGGACACTGATGCTGATAAAATCGACGACCTTGAGCAGATGGTGCCCGGCGGTCATCAGCGACATCGGCGCAAGCATCGGTGAGAGTCCATTTCGGGGCAGTCCAGTTGGAAAATCTCTTTGTGTCCCTCCCCTCTTCGTTCCTCTTGTGCTCCCCCTCTTTGGGTTAGTCTTTAAATCCTTTCAAGACGAGGACAAAGCGCTTGCTGCCCATTGCTTGATTTGAGAAATGATCAGAGAGCACATAAATAATTGTCCAGCCGATGGATGCTTGCTTGGACAGGTGCAACGGCAACAAAGGGGCCCGCTGATGGCCTTGAGCTGCACTAATAAATGTCCTGGCGATTGGACGATTGGACATGGGCCAGATAATGCCCCTAATGTGGCAGTCAGCCTGCTCCCTGGGGGTGGAGGTGGGTGACACTGAGCAGACAAAAATTGATTGACAAGCTTTTGTGCAAACAGTTGGAGCAGTGGGTGGCAGTAGGTGGCACGGTCTGTGGGTGGCTGGCCCTGACTGTCAACCCAATGTGCAGCCTGCCGCaagttgttatttttgctgctgctgcttcgcctgctgctcctctctctctttttctgttgctccATTGCCAGGAGGCAACTTCCGTTGCAAAAAATCCAGCAATGGTTGTCGGCATGTTGTTCTTCGTTATGCGATGCTGAGGGGTGGCAGGAGGtggctgctgggtgctgggtttGGCCCTCGTTGAGGGGAAATTGCGGCAGCTTTGTAATGCGGAAGTTTTGCAAAACCCAAACGGAAATAGGGCAAATATGTTTAAGCTTCTGTTTGCAGGTAGAGCAAGAACATATattcgcatgtgtgtgtgtgtgtatctgtgtgtgtgtggatggggaGATAAACCAGCGTGGGGTTGATTGTGGGTAGTGAGGGATTAGGGTCCCCTAGACAGATTAATGTGAAAATTCGACTCGATAATGATTACATTAGGTGATAGCTGAGGCAGAGTTTCTGCTTATAGAAAGAAAACAGTTTTCAGTGTTGGTAAACATTAGGTTTAGCCATAACCTCAAAGTAAGCTTGATCCAATCCAATCATCAGATTGATTTATTGCAAATTCTGCTCAATGTTAGCATTAAGCTCCAGCTGTTGCAGAGATTTTGCTCAAACAACAATATCCAGCGTTGGCAAACGTTCGATTTAGTCAGAATTCTCCTCAATTTAATCATTAAAGGATAGCTGATGCTGAGATTTTCCTTGTTTCTGGCAAAGAAAACAGCTACCAGTGTTGGAAAACGTTAGCTTTAGCCATATCctcaaattaattgtattttcccattcccagGCATCGCCACAAAAAGCGTCATCGgcacaaaaaacccaaaatacTTGTACAGGACTTGGACACGGAGGTTATTAaggtaaaaacaacaaaaactaacctAAAAAGGGTTACTTATTAATGCTAGAGTTTTATTTTCCCTGCAGGTAATTGATCCACACGATTTATCGAAGCGCGCACGTTGGACCATCATTGCCACCgcttgtttgctgctgctcatgtgCCTCATGCTGATTGGTGTAACGTTGCGCATGGCACCGATCATCGATGATATGGGTAAGTGCAGAGAGATCGTTGTTCAGTGTTGATAAATACCAAAACCTGCTAAAAATGCTTATCTGCCCCTTTTGACAATACAAAAGTACTCGTATATCCATGCCTGCCATGCAGTTACCCGCAATTTATCCTCTATAAAGTATTAATTAAGTTAGATGAAAAGCTAATGGAACAAGTTATAAAATatagatacaaatatttattcgcGCAACGTTATTATCCGCAGCAGAAACAGACATTTGTAAAT from Drosophila subobscura isolate 14011-0131.10 chromosome E, UCBerk_Dsub_1.0, whole genome shotgun sequence includes the following:
- the LOC117890654 gene encoding uncharacterized protein LOC117890654, which encodes MADAEDSNSGASGHGGQESLRLLTKIDKAVSTNDILLDLQRALTYEAVFSTLVEHKMQALKRDYEEHKRAKRAKKRKSIGRIFLPRKLFGGGRRGSREEESAPAEQPAAAATTTTKAKTKPKGKGKPQDDIEVASGSVNASLPCLGKSAEPLEDSLASNSLSTSSAAGPGQAQARHSHSLLVHAQTHTHTPAKVEPPPRRSGSSEDEEEQDRRRALRSAKHSTTTNGESELLPPVGAGYDNTSTTATATATVITAERGGVLHSSTLADDSLTASLRGSIESLSYSSSRCTVSFGGAEIIADADTRERLRLAKRLRILEAKSISAQCSPIFPRHVVRSFPLPAPQQARLHINVPSSLAMQPAPPPPPHVAVEIEPAPAPAPVLLPQRKRLLPKQISCTDSAGLAASDFEGAAYARYFSRQNTSEDSANVTVSTVLAQSDSQSLHATPSYANTPTSAAGREQERLKSRSTGLLNVRPAVATGAVIIPMENGGVRARPAPVLAQEKLHRMTSTSTGSSVAPTGCCSAAKTAKEKHAQSQSQGQGQAQGYKAALPSAATTAMAAQSTGSDDEYRRRKRKYKRHHRCSDPALVYPTPSGLQQYVHVLGLAPGSQSIQCPYGADSPCDLQLDMELDLDTDADKIDDLEQMVPGGHQRHRRKHRHRHKKRHRHKKPKILVQDLDTEVIKVIDPHDLSKRARWTIIATACLLLLMCLMLIGVTLRMAPIIDDMVRQENERSIRENMERTRMMKNRTELNLARQHLMEMHMHVP